In Candidatus Desulforudis audaxviator MP104C, a genomic segment contains:
- a CDS encoding methyl-accepting chemotaxis protein has translation MWWYRLGAAGIAMAVAGAIVGGLTYFGYWQYVADPYIGGGALLFLAVVLGLSVSGSNSRTLNRFRDKMLQAADGDLSVRIDVEREDEWGELFRTFNRLLDRFDQTFQAATEVSEQVQRTAKELAEHAQEYAASTASAAETANEMATTVGNVAALAEDVVRHSRQATEIAVNGEHVIETVRNQMGSINRTNAEAAKNVLAFGKRAHQITEFVGAITHIADQTNLLALNAAIEAARAGEHGRGFAVVADEIRKLAEQSARTADEILVIAKEIETEAETANKNMKNNLKTIAEGVRLTRETTEAFTGITGAVQGLARQAQEVATATGQLGLGIQNLSAVTQENTAMVQEMSALADSLSRMTQTLNKRIQSVQ, from the coding sequence ATGTGGTGGTATCGTCTGGGAGCGGCAGGAATCGCTATGGCTGTTGCGGGGGCGATTGTTGGAGGACTAACCTATTTCGGTTACTGGCAGTATGTGGCGGACCCCTACATCGGCGGCGGGGCCTTGCTATTCCTGGCGGTGGTCCTTGGGCTGTCAGTGTCCGGAAGTAACAGCCGTACACTTAACCGGTTCCGGGATAAGATGCTTCAGGCGGCCGATGGGGATCTGTCTGTCCGGATTGACGTGGAGAGAGAAGATGAGTGGGGTGAGTTGTTCCGGACCTTCAACCGGCTGCTCGACCGCTTTGATCAGACCTTCCAGGCTGCAACTGAGGTGAGCGAGCAGGTGCAGCGGACTGCCAAAGAACTGGCCGAGCACGCGCAGGAGTACGCCGCCTCGACTGCAAGTGCGGCTGAGACCGCCAACGAAATGGCCACGACAGTGGGCAACGTCGCGGCACTGGCGGAAGATGTGGTAAGACACTCCCGCCAAGCCACCGAAATCGCGGTGAACGGGGAACACGTGATCGAGACGGTACGGAATCAGATGGGTTCAATAAACCGCACCAATGCCGAGGCGGCCAAGAATGTTTTGGCGTTTGGCAAACGTGCGCATCAGATTACCGAATTTGTGGGCGCGATCACGCACATCGCCGATCAGACCAATCTGCTGGCTTTGAACGCCGCTATCGAGGCCGCCCGGGCTGGGGAACACGGCCGAGGGTTCGCGGTGGTGGCCGACGAAATTCGCAAGCTGGCCGAGCAGTCGGCCCGGACCGCTGACGAAATCCTGGTGATTGCCAAGGAAATAGAAACGGAGGCTGAAACAGCCAACAAGAATATGAAGAACAATTTGAAAACCATCGCGGAGGGAGTGCGGTTGACACGGGAAACCACCGAGGCCTTTACCGGAATCACGGGAGCAGTCCAAGGCCTGGCCCGGCAGGCGCAAGAGGTTGCCACAGCTACAGGGCAACTGGGATTGGGGATACAGAATCTCTCCGCGGTCACCCAGGAGAATACGGCGATGGTCCAAGAAATGAGTGCCCTCGCTGATAGTCTCAGCCGCATGACCCAGACACTCAACAAGCGAATACAGTCCGTCCAGTGA
- the sat gene encoding sulfate adenylyltransferase, giving the protein MSLIGHGGKEIVERVVDPKEAVEKIRGLTQIPIRDQIAREVIMISYGFFTPLEGFMTKADVDGVVENMRLANGVVWSIPIVFDMSSEEIAAKGIKEGDTLLLMCQNQPFATLDVEEIFDYDLKKMAAKIYGTEDDKHPGCARTYRYADRFIGGKVTLVNPPKMNEPYDAFFLTPRQMRAKIAEKGWERCVAHQTRNVPHSGHEWLMKHSWIACHADQPVEKTITGVVVSAVMGEKRKGDYIDEAIVLTHDALRKYGYFREDVHLTSIIMWDMRYAGPKEAIFHAIVRTNLGITHHMFGRDHAGVGSYYDPYDAHRIFDTISKEDLRITPIRVLEWWYCPVCGEVTYSGLCGHTKERQNFSGTVVRSIIQDGVKPPRIIFRPEVFDIILETAEKYGFGSAYVNDQYLAQRQPLFTVPPLEL; this is encoded by the coding sequence ATGAGTTTGATCGGGCACGGTGGAAAAGAAATTGTCGAACGCGTAGTGGATCCAAAGGAGGCAGTGGAAAAGATCCGCGGCCTCACCCAGATTCCTATCCGGGACCAGATCGCGCGAGAAGTGATCATGATTTCCTATGGGTTCTTTACTCCACTGGAGGGTTTTATGACCAAGGCCGACGTGGACGGCGTAGTCGAGAATATGCGCCTGGCCAACGGAGTCGTATGGTCTATCCCCATCGTCTTTGATATGTCGAGTGAGGAAATCGCCGCCAAGGGCATCAAAGAGGGGGACACTCTCCTCTTGATGTGCCAGAACCAGCCGTTTGCCACGTTGGACGTGGAGGAAATCTTCGACTACGATCTGAAGAAGATGGCCGCGAAGATCTACGGCACCGAGGACGACAAGCACCCGGGCTGCGCCCGGACTTACCGGTACGCCGACCGGTTCATCGGCGGGAAAGTCACCCTGGTCAACCCCCCGAAGATGAACGAGCCTTATGACGCGTTCTTCCTGACCCCGCGGCAGATGCGGGCCAAGATCGCGGAGAAGGGCTGGGAGCGGTGCGTCGCCCACCAGACCCGCAACGTGCCCCACAGCGGCCACGAGTGGCTGATGAAGCATTCCTGGATCGCCTGCCACGCCGACCAGCCGGTGGAGAAGACCATCACCGGGGTCGTGGTCAGCGCGGTCATGGGCGAGAAGCGTAAGGGCGACTATATCGATGAAGCGATCGTACTCACCCACGATGCCCTGAGAAAGTACGGCTACTTCCGGGAGGACGTGCACCTCACGTCGATCATTATGTGGGATATGCGTTACGCCGGCCCGAAGGAAGCCATTTTCCACGCCATCGTCCGGACCAACCTGGGCATCACCCACCACATGTTCGGCCGCGACCACGCCGGCGTGGGCAGTTACTACGATCCCTACGACGCGCACCGCATTTTCGACACCATCTCCAAGGAGGACCTGCGCATCACCCCGATCCGGGTGCTGGAGTGGTGGTACTGCCCGGTGTGCGGCGAGGTGACCTACAGCGGGCTCTGTGGGCACACCAAGGAGCGGCAGAACTTCAGCGGCACGGTAGTCCGGAGCATCATCCAGGACGGCGTGAAGCCGCCGCGGATCATCTTCCGCCCCGAAGTGTTCGACATCATCCTGGAAACGGCAGAAAAATACGGCTTTGGTTCTGCTTACGTGAACGACCAGTACCTGGCGCAGAGGCAGCCGCTGTTCACGGTGCCGCCGCTTGAACTCTAG
- a CDS encoding DUF6955 family protein: MTHHEETFPINVWINEERFAKLQAVKLGDLPEEAFAGLKVLRVPCTAAQRDKVLAVFPTAKFDSATTKSIEQLPRDIKDKIFDLVVERGSVDIMDEFLANY; the protein is encoded by the coding sequence ATGACCCATCACGAGGAGACCTTCCCGATCAACGTGTGGATCAACGAGGAAAGGTTCGCCAAGCTGCAGGCGGTGAAGCTGGGCGACCTGCCCGAGGAGGCGTTCGCCGGTCTCAAAGTGCTCCGCGTGCCGTGCACCGCCGCGCAGCGGGACAAGGTGCTGGCGGTCTTCCCGACGGCCAAGTTTGACAGCGCGACCACGAAGAGCATCGAGCAGTTGCCGAGGGACATCAAGGACAAGATCTTCGACCTGGTGGTGGAAAGGGGAAGCGTCGACATAATGGATGAGTTCCTGGCCAATTACTAG
- a CDS encoding ferredoxin: MEVDPELCISCGVCIEMCPEVFDWGHEDKAVAVKDEVPDDLEECAHEAMEGCPTEAILEH; the protein is encoded by the coding sequence GTGGAAGTCGATCCGGAACTCTGCATCAGCTGCGGGGTGTGCATCGAAATGTGCCCGGAGGTGTTCGACTGGGGCCACGAGGACAAGGCGGTGGCGGTCAAGGATGAAGTGCCCGACGACCTGGAGGAATGTGCCCACGAGGCCATGGAAGGCTGCCCGACCGAGGCGATCCTGGAACACTAG
- a CDS encoding polysaccharide deacetylase family protein has translation MNPDRSTGGWGLRVDPRKFEWQMAYLSSRGYNAIAPDQLWAHLDHGAPLPPKPVLITLDDGYRDNYVCAYPIMREYGFVATVFVVANAVGGTNYFDADTQPVNVMLSWDEIRTLAAAGWTIGAHTLDHPQLTAVEPARAEREVRGARDALAKELGLPVHHFCYPYGDFNDHTVRTVVEAGYRLAFTTVQGRVEAGDDPHTVKRLRVTGRTTRAQFVRLLEAEHPDFLTRLASGQPSGPGSSQQENSPLSGEPWPD, from the coding sequence GTGAACCCGGACCGTTCCACGGGCGGCTGGGGACTGCGCGTCGACCCCCGGAAATTCGAGTGGCAGATGGCCTACCTGTCTTCCCGCGGCTACAACGCCATCGCCCCGGACCAACTCTGGGCGCACCTGGATCATGGCGCGCCCCTGCCCCCGAAGCCGGTGCTCATCACCTTGGACGACGGGTACCGCGACAACTACGTCTGCGCCTACCCGATCATGCGCGAGTACGGGTTTGTGGCCACGGTCTTCGTGGTGGCCAACGCGGTGGGAGGAACCAATTACTTCGACGCCGACACGCAGCCCGTGAATGTAATGTTGAGCTGGGACGAAATCCGGACCCTGGCTGCGGCCGGCTGGACCATTGGCGCCCACACCCTGGACCATCCCCAATTGACCGCCGTCGAGCCCGCCCGGGCCGAGCGCGAAGTGCGCGGCGCGCGCGACGCCTTGGCGAAAGAGCTCGGCCTTCCCGTGCACCACTTCTGCTACCCGTACGGGGATTTCAACGACCACACGGTCCGAACAGTAGTCGAGGCCGGATACCGGCTGGCCTTCACCACCGTGCAGGGCCGGGTCGAGGCCGGTGACGATCCTCACACCGTCAAGCGCCTGCGGGTGACCGGCCGCACCACCCGGGCCCAGTTCGTGCGCCTCCTCGAAGCCGAACACCCGGACTTCCTCACCCGGCTTGCGAGCGGCCAGCCTTCCGGCCCCGGGAGTTCGCAACAAGAAAACTCCCCTCTTTCAGGGGAGCCTTGGCCGGATTAG
- a CDS encoding glycosyltransferase family 4 protein yields MAERFDVLHVIRPADGGMKNHLLALARGMHRLGLKVLVAGPAPLLAAFRKEGLAVAPVWIEPGLRVDRQIGALRHLVRLARTHQVTVLHAHAAAAALAACPAGRLAGVPAVVVTMHGSIRLGGVWRQRAGIAAQKAVLRWSHRIICVAEHVRAELLELGLVRPDRAVTVYNGIDQPVPRSGEAEALRRELGLPADRPVVGTAARLAPQKGVEYLLRAAAVLRDEGRPVALVIAGDGPLKAPLEKMSRALGVDTRFLGHRPDVAGLLQLFDVFVLPSVTEGLPLVVLEAMAVGCPVVATKVGGVPEVVEDGRTGRLVPAGDPEALAQAVADTLRDRAGAQVMAAAAGERVRHLFTHDRMVRRILAVYRDALAAEGKGCLGVVFSQDGALE; encoded by the coding sequence TTGGCCGAGCGGTTCGACGTGTTGCACGTCATCAGGCCCGCGGACGGGGGCATGAAAAACCACCTCCTGGCCCTGGCGCGCGGAATGCATAGGCTAGGCTTGAAGGTACTGGTGGCCGGTCCCGCACCCCTGCTCGCCGCCTTCCGGAAGGAGGGGCTGGCGGTGGCACCGGTGTGGATTGAACCCGGCCTTCGGGTGGACCGACAGATCGGTGCCCTGCGACACCTGGTCCGACTGGCCCGGACCCACCAGGTGACGGTGCTGCATGCTCACGCGGCCGCGGCGGCGCTGGCGGCCTGCCCGGCGGGGCGCCTCGCCGGAGTGCCGGCGGTGGTGGTGACGATGCACGGGTCAATTAGGCTGGGGGGCGTGTGGCGGCAGCGCGCCGGAATCGCGGCGCAGAAAGCCGTGCTCCGGTGGTCCCACCGGATAATCTGCGTCGCGGAACACGTGCGCGCCGAGTTGCTTGAACTCGGACTGGTGCGGCCGGACCGGGCGGTGACCGTGTACAACGGGATCGACCAACCGGTCCCACGTTCCGGAGAGGCGGAGGCGCTGCGCCGGGAACTCGGACTGCCGGCGGACCGTCCGGTGGTGGGTACCGCAGCGCGCCTCGCTCCGCAAAAAGGGGTGGAATACCTCTTGCGGGCCGCGGCCGTGTTGCGAGACGAGGGCCGTCCGGTCGCTCTGGTGATCGCCGGCGACGGGCCACTAAAGGCACCGCTCGAGAAAATGTCCCGGGCACTCGGGGTGGACACGCGGTTTCTGGGACACCGCCCGGACGTGGCCGGCCTCTTGCAATTGTTCGACGTATTTGTGCTCCCTTCGGTCACCGAGGGCCTGCCGCTGGTGGTGCTCGAGGCGATGGCCGTCGGATGCCCGGTGGTGGCCACCAAGGTCGGGGGGGTGCCGGAAGTTGTGGAGGACGGCCGGACGGGCCGGCTGGTGCCGGCCGGTGATCCGGAGGCGCTGGCTCAGGCGGTGGCGGACACTCTGCGGGACCGGGCGGGAGCGCAAGTCATGGCGGCCGCAGCCGGCGAACGCGTGCGGCACCTTTTTACCCACGACCGGATGGTGCGGCGGATCCTGGCGGTCTACCGCGACGCCCTGGCGGCCGAGGGGAAAGGCTGTTTGGGTGTTGTTTTTTCCCAGGACGGTGCATTAGAATGA
- a CDS encoding fumarylacetoacetate hydrolase family protein, with translation MLLGRFARGDETFYGRLKADGTVVRLDGGLDSEWANGRVYGPGEVRALAPCTPSKIVCVGLNHREHARELNHPLPEEPVLFLKPPSAVIGPGEEILLPPQSARVDYEAELALVIRRRAVNLDPERAAEYIFGYTAANDVTARDLQQKDGQWTRAKSFDTFCSLGPYIVAGPPPEQIKVALYLNGEQRQSACITDLIFGPAALVSFVSRVMTLEPGDVILTGTPAGVGPLRVGDRVEVEVGDVGRLVNVVATRRP, from the coding sequence GTGCTTTTGGGCCGGTTTGCACGCGGGGATGAAACCTTCTACGGCCGGTTGAAGGCAGATGGGACGGTGGTCCGGCTAGACGGCGGTCTTGATTCGGAATGGGCCAACGGTAGGGTGTATGGGCCGGGTGAGGTCCGAGCGCTGGCTCCCTGCACCCCGTCCAAGATCGTGTGCGTGGGGCTGAACCACCGGGAACACGCCCGGGAGCTGAACCATCCCCTTCCCGAAGAGCCCGTCCTGTTCTTGAAACCGCCCAGCGCCGTGATCGGTCCCGGAGAGGAGATCCTGCTCCCGCCCCAGTCGGCGCGCGTGGACTACGAGGCCGAGCTGGCCCTGGTGATTAGGCGGCGCGCGGTGAATCTTGACCCAGAACGGGCGGCGGAATACATTTTCGGCTATACCGCGGCCAACGACGTCACGGCCCGGGACCTGCAGCAAAAGGACGGGCAGTGGACGCGGGCCAAGTCGTTTGACACCTTCTGTTCCCTGGGTCCGTATATTGTAGCGGGGCCACCGCCGGAGCAGATCAAGGTGGCCCTTTATCTGAACGGGGAACAGCGGCAGAGTGCCTGCATCACTGACCTGATCTTTGGTCCGGCGGCCCTGGTAAGCTTTGTATCTCGGGTGATGACCCTGGAACCGGGGGACGTGATCCTGACCGGCACCCCCGCCGGGGTGGGCCCCTTGCGGGTCGGCGACCGGGTGGAGGTGGAGGTTGGAGACGTGGGACGACTGGTAAACGTAGTCGCCACTAGACGACCTTAG
- the speD gene encoding adenosylmethionine decarboxylase, with amino-acid sequence MKPMGRHILAEIYGCDFNVLNDLKKVEEIMVNAALAAGAEVRECVFHKFSPQGVSGVVVISESHLTIHTWPELGYAAVDVFTCGDRVDPWDACNYLCSRFNAQQIKAEETVRGIIPDSLPELKAVNH; translated from the coding sequence ATGAAACCCATGGGGCGGCACATACTTGCAGAAATCTACGGATGCGACTTCAACGTACTGAATGATCTCAAGAAAGTGGAAGAGATAATGGTCAACGCAGCACTAGCAGCCGGAGCCGAAGTCAGGGAGTGTGTGTTTCACAAGTTCAGCCCCCAGGGAGTCAGTGGAGTGGTCGTGATTTCCGAATCCCACCTCACCATCCATACCTGGCCCGAGTTGGGTTACGCGGCCGTAGACGTTTTCACCTGCGGTGATCGGGTCGATCCCTGGGACGCGTGCAACTACTTGTGCAGCCGCTTCAACGCCCAGCAAATTAAAGCGGAAGAAACTGTTAGAGGAATCATTCCGGATTCCCTGCCCGAATTAAAAGCGGTTAATCATTAG
- a CDS encoding polyprenyl synthetase family protein, translating to MTLKLFDSIRSDLEEVHRVTDVTDRFPVAEHHNIYTLLELPPLEVDLRPAVVLLTGRLFNCVRAKLVALAAMVQLLFLSVRVHQQVDEGGGPGNDRTRLAVLIGDYYLGRFFGLVGSSGLTGVLLPLSEAVCRIHDGAIARIHLCATPALVMDAVRQETAELIAQACVIAGLEGDAPEGAREELFRYGYNLGMGYGLTDRGLKDDARHYLEEVRIWLAGLPPGASRDALDGLVTHLLDLPGRSLAGAGG from the coding sequence GTGACCTTGAAACTCTTTGATTCCATCCGGTCCGATCTGGAAGAAGTGCACCGGGTTACCGACGTGACCGACCGGTTTCCGGTGGCTGAGCACCACAACATTTACACCCTGTTGGAGTTGCCGCCGCTCGAGGTTGACCTGCGGCCGGCGGTGGTGCTCCTGACGGGCCGGCTGTTCAACTGTGTACGCGCCAAGCTGGTCGCCCTGGCGGCGATGGTCCAGCTGTTGTTCCTGAGTGTGCGGGTCCACCAGCAGGTGGACGAGGGCGGCGGTCCGGGCAACGACCGCACGCGGTTGGCCGTGCTGATCGGGGATTACTATCTAGGGCGGTTTTTCGGCCTGGTCGGTTCGAGCGGTCTGACGGGGGTGCTGTTACCGTTGTCGGAGGCGGTGTGCCGGATCCACGACGGGGCGATTGCGCGAATCCATTTGTGTGCCACTCCTGCGTTGGTCATGGACGCCGTGCGGCAGGAGACGGCCGAGTTGATCGCCCAGGCGTGTGTGATCGCGGGCCTGGAAGGGGATGCCCCGGAAGGGGCGCGCGAAGAGTTGTTCCGCTACGGTTATAACCTGGGTATGGGCTACGGTCTCACGGACCGGGGCTTGAAGGACGACGCCCGGCATTATCTGGAGGAGGTCCGGATCTGGCTGGCGGGGCTTCCGCCTGGCGCGTCGCGGGACGCGCTTGACGGCTTGGTCACCCACCTGTTAGACTTGCCGGGACGGTCCCTGGCCGGGGCCGGGGGATGA
- a CDS encoding class I SAM-dependent methyltransferase, with product MTGLTQEPGDSPEAKAEAVRAMFASIAHRYDLLNSVLSLNQDRYWRSCAAAACGLKPGDRALDVACGTGLLALELARLVGREGRVVGLDFCPEMLARARENLERTPLGEVVELAAGEATDLPFPDHSFDAAAIGFALRTVPDLEQTIAEMVRVVRPGGRVVSLELAKPELPVLKQAYSLYLHRVVPLIGRLGVGFSGPYDFLSASLEHFPHQAQIRDLFVRLGLVDAQYSKLTGGIVAVQAGTKPRPS from the coding sequence GTGACCGGCCTGACGCAAGAGCCCGGCGATTCTCCGGAAGCGAAGGCCGAGGCCGTCCGGGCCATGTTCGCCTCGATCGCCCACCGGTACGACCTGTTGAACAGTGTGTTGAGCCTGAACCAGGACCGTTACTGGCGTAGCTGCGCGGCTGCGGCGTGCGGCCTGAAACCCGGTGACCGGGCGCTGGACGTTGCCTGCGGTACGGGGCTTTTAGCCCTGGAACTGGCCCGGCTTGTCGGCCGGGAAGGGCGGGTGGTGGGGCTTGATTTCTGCCCCGAGATGCTGGCCCGGGCCCGGGAGAACCTGGAACGCACACCGCTGGGGGAAGTGGTCGAGCTGGCCGCCGGCGAGGCCACTGACCTGCCGTTTCCGGACCACAGCTTTGACGCGGCCGCGATCGGTTTCGCCCTGCGTACGGTACCCGACCTGGAGCAGACCATCGCCGAGATGGTGCGGGTGGTGCGGCCGGGCGGGAGAGTGGTCAGCCTGGAGCTGGCCAAACCGGAACTCCCGGTACTGAAGCAGGCTTACTCCCTGTACCTGCATCGGGTGGTGCCCCTGATCGGCCGGTTGGGGGTGGGTTTTTCGGGACCCTACGATTTCCTGTCTGCGTCTCTGGAACACTTTCCGCACCAGGCCCAGATCCGGGACTTGTTTGTGCGGCTGGGACTGGTGGACGCACAATATTCGAAACTCACCGGCGGGATTGTGGCCGTGCAGGCCGGGACGAAACCCCGGCCGAGTTAG
- a CDS encoding UbiA-like polyprenyltransferase, whose protein sequence is MLQRVVIVAQMIRFEHTVFALPFAYIGALLVEHRIPSGHDLLWITLAMVGARTGAMSLNRIIDRQIDKANPRTADRALPRGILSVAEVWVYAVLSFILLGLAAMQLSPLAAKLFPLAVFILAGYSYTKRFTWACHLWLGLALGITPVASWIAIANGFTLAPVLLGLGVVFWVAGFDIIYACLDYDFDREHRIHSIPARFGIVRALRVAQAFHVLAPVLFAAAGLMLGLGTFYFIGVGIAAGLLMYEHMIADPVNPARINVAFFHVNVVLSLTMFVFTLADVLIS, encoded by the coding sequence ATGTTGCAGCGCGTGGTCATCGTGGCCCAGATGATTCGTTTCGAGCACACGGTGTTCGCCCTTCCGTTCGCCTATATCGGCGCTCTGCTGGTGGAGCACCGCATTCCCAGCGGGCACGACCTGTTGTGGATTACCCTGGCCATGGTCGGGGCGCGCACCGGGGCGATGTCGTTGAACCGGATCATTGACCGGCAAATCGATAAGGCCAACCCCCGCACCGCCGACCGGGCGCTGCCGCGGGGAATCCTGTCGGTGGCTGAGGTCTGGGTATACGCCGTGCTTTCTTTCATCCTGCTGGGGCTGGCGGCCATGCAATTAAGCCCGCTGGCCGCGAAGCTTTTCCCGCTCGCGGTGTTTATCCTGGCCGGCTATTCGTACACCAAACGGTTCACCTGGGCCTGTCACCTCTGGCTGGGATTGGCGCTGGGCATCACTCCGGTGGCGAGCTGGATCGCGATCGCGAACGGCTTCACCCTGGCCCCTGTGCTGCTGGGCCTGGGGGTGGTGTTCTGGGTGGCCGGTTTTGACATCATCTACGCCTGCCTGGACTACGATTTCGACCGTGAACACAGGATTCACTCCATCCCAGCGCGCTTCGGGATCGTCAGGGCCCTCCGGGTCGCGCAGGCTTTCCACGTCCTGGCGCCAGTACTGTTTGCGGCGGCCGGGTTGATGCTGGGGCTGGGAACGTTCTACTTCATCGGGGTAGGGATCGCGGCGGGACTCTTGATGTACGAGCACATGATCGCCGACCCCGTGAACCCGGCACGGATCAACGTCGCCTTCTTCCACGTAAACGTGGTGCTTTCATTAACGATGTTTGTCTTTACGCTGGCTGATGTGTTAATCAGTTAG